One region of Triticum aestivum cultivar Chinese Spring chromosome 6B, IWGSC CS RefSeq v2.1, whole genome shotgun sequence genomic DNA includes:
- the LOC123134909 gene encoding protein ASPARTIC PROTEASE IN GUARD CELL 1-like, translating to MEITSSTVLLLVAGVLVHVLPTTCTAVRGFSLPLVANHGGGTYRVDADGFMIVNTTSFHHRPFLTAPLRYMYGVAVTIGTGHGKSTHFLVLDTANSLPWMRCAHCLPVQRQRSPVFDPSHSSSYRPLHPTNPLCRPPNRVHPAGDKCSFHLPREAHGFVGVDTIILGNPTLPIHGIAFGCAQATEGFDTKGTFAGTLGMGRLPTSLIMQIKDRVAWRFSYCLIGPGHSQDRHGFIRFGADIPEPPPLGHHRIKILPTPAHFPHGIVDSAYYVKLLGVSLNGSPIQGIHQTMFERRHDRSGGCFLDAGTETTRLVPAAYTLVEEAVAHMVQQWGYKRVRDRDFLLCFREEPGIWSRIPRLRLDYEGPPTRHGEPTRAHLEIGSRRLFVKVENKQLLCFGVYPTTSRHPTVIGAMQQVDTRFIFDLRANTITIHPESCEDDTEPAPSEW from the coding sequence ATGGAGATAACCTCCTCCACCGTGCTGCTGCTTGTTGCCGGCGTGCTAGTCCATGTCCTGCCTACGACATGCACGGCGGTCCGTGGGTTTAGCCTCCCGCTAGTCGCCAACCACGGCGGGGGCACGTACCGTGTGGACGCCGATGGCTTCATGATCGTGAACACCACGAGCTTCCACCACCGTCCCTTCCTGACGGCCCCCCTGAGGTACATGTATGGCGTGGCCGTGACCATTGGCACGGGCCACGGCAAGAGTACCCATTTCCTCGTGCTGGACACGGCCAACAGCCTGCCATGGATGCGGTGCGCGCACTGCTTGCCGGTGCAACGACAACGTAGCCCGGTGTTCGACCCTAGCCACTCGAGCAGCTACCGCCCCCTCCATCCGACCAACCCACTGTGTCGGCCGCCCAACCGCGTCCACCCCGCTGGCGACAAGTGCTCCTTCCACCTCCCACGGGAGGCACACGGCTTCGTCGGCGTCGACACCATCATTCTGGGTAATCCAACTTTGCCTATCCATGGCATCGCCTTTGGGTGTGCGCAGGCCACCGAGGGGTTCGACACCAAAGGCACGTTCGCAGGCACACTGGGCATGGGCAGGCTGCCTACCTCCCTCATCATGCAGATCAAGGACCGTGTCGCCTGGCGCTTCTCCTATTGTCTGATCGGCCCAGGTCACAGCCAGGACCGACATGGCTTCATCCGCTTCGGCGCCGAcatcccggagcccccgcctctGGGCCACCATCGCATCAAGATCCTTCCCACGCCAGCACACTTCCCACACGGCATCGTCGACTCGGCCTACTACGTGAAGCTTCTGGGCGTGAGCCTCAACGGGTCCCCGATCCAGGGTATCCACCAAACTATGTTCGAGCGGAGGCATGACAGGTCAGGCGGGTGCTTCCTGGATGCCGGCACAGAGACCACCCGTCTGGTGCCAGCGGCGTACACGCTCGTGGAGGAGGCGGTGGCCCATATGGTGCAGCAGTGGGGGTACAAGCGCGTTCGCGATCGCGACTTCCTCCTGTGTTTCCGGGAGGAGCCCGGGATCTGGTCGCGCATCCCAAGGTTGAGGCTCGACTATGAGGGTCCGCCTACTCGGCACGGGGAGCCCACGCGTGCGCACCTGGAAATCGGCTCCCGACGCCTCTTTGTAAAGGTTGAAAACAAGCagttgttgtgctttggggtgtaCCCCACGACCTCGCGCCACCCCACGGTCATTGGCGCCATGCAGCAGGTGGATACGCGTTTCATTTTCGACCTCAGGGCCAACACCATCACCATCCACCCAGAGAGCTGTGAAGACGACACCGAGCCCGCCCCGTCCGAGTGGTGA